In Monodelphis domestica isolate mMonDom1 chromosome 4, mMonDom1.pri, whole genome shotgun sequence, one DNA window encodes the following:
- the LOC100032596 gene encoding caspase-1-like, whose protein sequence is MADKVLMEKRRLFVESVDRGVMNGLLDDLLEVQVLNLEEMEIVREESKTIRDKARVLIDAVISKGPKASQCFTKSICERDGHLAEKLGLSSVPQAIQDDAIDTLKLCSYEDFQQKRKEMEGQIYPVMEKGFRTRLALIICNKEFDELPRRNGAENDVTGMQNLLEGLGYRVHVKENLTALEMESALKQFASYPEHQTSDSTFLVLMSHGVPGGICGKDYTDKVPQILDVNKIFQIFNTSNCPTLKDKPKIIILQACRGENDGVVWVNDSSKSSQQRCSQNLPIFEDDAVRRAHVEKDFIAFCSSTPDNISWRNIYKGSLFIIQLILYIKKFAWCYHLYEIFCKVQHSFETPAEKLQMPTIERATLTKYFYLFPGN, encoded by the exons ATGGCTG ACAAAGTTCTAATGGAGAAGAGGAGGCTGTTTGTGGAGTCAGTAGATAGGGGTGTAATGAATGGGTTATTGGATGATTTATTAGAAGTCCAAGTGTTGAATCTGGAAGAAATGGAGATAGTAAGGGAAGAAAGTAAAACAATCAGGGATAAGGCCCGTGTCCTGATTGATGCTGTCATTTCCAAGGGCCCCAAAGCCAGCCAATGTTTTACTAAAAGTATCTGTGAAAGAGATGGACACCTTGCAGAAAAACTTGGTCTGTCTTCAG TTCCTCAGGCAATCCAGGACGATGCTATAGACACACTCAAGCTTTGTTCCTATGAAGACTTCcaacagaaaaggaaggagatggaAGGACAG ATATACCCAGTCATGGAGAAAGGATTCCGCACACGCCTTGCCCTCATCATCTGTAATAAAGAATTTGATGAACTCCCCAGGCGGAATGGAGCTGAAAATGATGTCACAGGAATGCAGAACCTTCTTGAGGGTTTGGGTTACAGAGTACATGTTAAAGAGAACCTCACTGCTTTG GAAATGGAGTCAGCGCTAAAGCAGTTTGCCTCCTACCCAGAGCACCAGACTTCTGATAGTACTTTTCTGGTACTCATGTCTCATGGAGTGCCAGGAGGCATCTGTGGGAAGGATTACACAGAtaaagttccccaaattctagaTGTTAACAAGATCTTCCAAATTTTCAACACTTCCAACTGCCCTACTTTGAAGGACAAGCCCAAGATCATAATTCTTCAGGCTTGCAGAGGAG AGAATGATGGAGTTGTTTGGGTTAATGATTCATCAAAGTCCTCTCAACAGAGATGTAGCCAGAACTTACCCATCTTTGAAGATGATGCTGTCCGCAGGGCCCATGTGGAGAAGGACTTCATTGCTTTTTGTTCTTCTACTCCAG ATAACATATCTTGGAGAAACATCTACAAGGGTTCTCTCTTCATCATCCAATTAATTCTTTACATCAAAAAGTTTGCTTGGTGCTATCACCTGTATGAAATTTTCTGCAAG GTTCAACATTCATTTGAAACCCCAGCAGAGAAGCTGCAAATGCCCACCATTGAAAGAGCTACATTAACAAAGTATTTCTATCTTTTCCCAGGGAATTAA
- the LOC100032592 gene encoding caspase-1-like — MLFLMYLGAERVSLLFLTDKVLKEKRRLFVESVDRGVINGLLDDLLELQVLNLEEMEILKEESRTIRDKARVLIDAIISKGPKASQCFTKSIWERDGHLAEKLGLSSAPQEIQDDAIDTLKLCSYADFQRIKKEKEGQIYPVMEKGFRTRLALIICNKEFDELPRRNGAENDVTGMQNLLEGLGYRVHVKENLTALEMESALKQFASYPEHRTSDSTFLVLMSHGVPGGICGKDYREKDPQILDVNKIFQIFNTSNCPNLKDKPKILILQACRGGNDGAVLVNDSSDSSEHRCIQNLPIFEDDAVRRAHVEKDFIAFCSSTPDNVSWRNIYKGSLFIIQLILYIKKFAWCYHLYEIFCKVQHSFENREEKLQMPTIERATLTKYFYLFPGN, encoded by the exons ATGCTTTTTTTAATGTATCTTGGGGCTGAAAGAGTATCTCTTTTGTTTCTTACAGACAAAGTTCtaaaggagaagaggaggctGTTTGTGGAGTCAGTAGACAGGGGTGTAATAAATGGATTATTGGATGATTTATTGGAACTCCAAGTGTTGAATCTAGAAGAAATGGAGATACTAAAAGAAGAAAGTAGAACAATAAGGGATAAGGCCCGTGTCCTGATTGATGCTATAATTTCCAAGGGCCCCAAAGCCAGCCAATGTTTTACTAAAAGTATCTGGGAAAGAGATGGACACCTTGCAGAAAAACTTGGTCTGTCTTCGG CTCCTCAGGAAATTCAGGACGATGCCATAGACACACTCAAGCTTTGCTCCTATGCAGACTTCCAACGgataaagaaggagaaggaaggacag ATATACCCAGTCATGGAGAAAGGATTCCGTACACGCCTTGCCCTCATCATCTGTAATAAAGAATTTGATGAACTCCCCAGGCGGAATGGAGCTGAAAATGATGTCACAGGAATGCAGAACCTTCTTGAGGGTTTGGGTTACAGAGTACATGTTAAAGAGAACCTCACTGCTTTG gAAATGGAGTCAGCCCTAAAGCAGTTTGCCTCCTACCCAGAGCACCGGACTTCTGATAGTACTTTTCTGGTACTCATGTCTCATGGTGTGCCAGGAGGCATCTGTGGGAAGGATTACAGAGAAAAAGACCCCCAAATCCTAGATGTTAACAAGATCTTCCAAATTTTCAACACTTCCAACTGCCCTAATTTGAAGGACAAGCCCAAGATCTTAATCCTTCAGGCTTGCCGAGGAG GGAATGATGGAGCTGTTTTGGTTAATGATTCATCTGACTCCTCTGAACACAGATGTATTCAGAACCTACCCATCTTTGAGGATGATGCTGTCCGCAGGGCCCATGTGGAGAAGGACTTCATTGCTTTTTGTTCTTCTACTCCAG ATAACGTATCTTGGAGAAACATCTACAAGGGTTCTCTCTTCATCATCCAATTAATTCTTTACATCAAAAAGTTTGCTTGGTGCTATCACCTGTATGAAATTTTCTGCAAG GTTCAACATTCATTTGAAAACCGAGAGGAGAAGCTGCAAATGCCCACCATTGAAAGAGCTACATTAACAAAGTATTTCTATCTTTTCCCAGGGAATTAA